In the Candidatus Omnitrophota bacterium genome, one interval contains:
- a CDS encoding type II secretion system protein GspG, with the protein MGIGTAGLLISGLALCVSFYYKIRNKLWDLLIGNFVLILLAFMIYGWIQFNRRIYVDLGPKDKSVEGFDRVIRQEIRSVAEALETYKKEKGHYPKSLVEMNKPWMLEGLPESFVGCPFQYQVSGDGEGFTLISSGIDNEFGTIDDIAGNLPD; encoded by the coding sequence ATGGGGATCGGGACCGCGGGCCTTTTGATCTCCGGACTGGCGCTCTGTGTTTCGTTCTATTATAAGATCAGAAATAAATTATGGGATTTATTGATAGGCAACTTCGTATTGATCCTTTTGGCATTTATGATTTATGGTTGGATCCAATTCAACCGGAGGATCTATGTTGATCTCGGGCCGAAAGACAAGAGTGTTGAAGGATTTGATAGGGTTATCCGGCAGGAAATTCGGTCTGTAGCCGAGGCCCTGGAGACTTATAAAAAGGAAAAGGGGCATTACCCAAAGTCATTGGTTGAAATGAACAAGCCCTGGATGCTGGAAGGTCTGCCCGAGTCATTTGTGGGGTGTCCTTTTCAATATCAGGTGAGCGGGGACGGGGAGGGGTTTACATTAATAAGCAGTGGGATCGACAATGAGTTCGGGACAATCGATGATATCGCGGGAAACCTTCCAGATTAA
- a CDS encoding PEP-CTERM sorting domain-containing protein — MKKLIIVLVIVLFPSMAHAFFPVISEPITRRAVAQQGTWTECNDTYLTCPSFPYSGFTSNQSDDGLGNEFNFTKTYILTAVSGYYIPDQFYVGSSYTPDFDIRLYKGTRYSYLTDSNVPDKLYKNWNVQAPPYDGANRDFNENDLYIVDGLNVRLTPGKYWIAAQAGGDGSMFPGSVYGHVVPEPSTMLLLGGGLAGAFWRRRKFSKV; from the coding sequence ATGAAAAAGTTAATAATCGTTTTGGTTATTGTTTTGTTCCCGTCAATGGCACATGCCTTTTTCCCAGTAATTTCTGAGCCAATTACTCGCAGAGCTGTTGCTCAGCAAGGGACTTGGACTGAATGCAATGATACTTATCTTACCTGCCCAAGCTTCCCATACTCTGGTTTTACGTCAAACCAATCTGATGATGGATTGGGAAATGAGTTTAATTTTACAAAAACGTATATACTGACAGCAGTATCCGGATACTATATTCCTGATCAGTTTTATGTGGGATCGTCATATACGCCGGATTTCGATATTAGATTATATAAGGGAACAAGATATTCGTATTTAACCGATTCAAATGTGCCTGATAAACTTTATAAGAATTGGAATGTTCAAGCGCCGCCTTATGATGGGGCTAATCGTGACTTTAATGAAAATGATCTGTATATAGTTGATGGGCTTAATGTCAGATTAACACCTGGAAAATATTGGATTGCAGCACAAGCTGGCGGCGATGGCTCAATGTTTCCGGGATCTGTATATGGACATGTCGTCCCCGAACCGTCAACAATGCTTTTATTAGGAGGCGGATTGGCTGGCGCATTTTGGCGCAGGCGTAAATTTTCCAAAGTATAA
- a CDS encoding DNA polymerase III subunit alpha, producing the protein MYHSDYVHLHVHSQYSLLDGACRVKELVQKAAEYKMPALGLTDHGNMFGAIDFYQSAVKVGVKPIIGCEAYVAPGSRTDRSPQQGGASHLVLFAKDETGYKNLMKLVSAGYLEGFYYRPRMDKEILAKHSEGLLCTSACLRGEVAWFLRQNDYASAMRVADEYHHIFGKGNFYLELMEHGIPDQKVVNEGLIRLSKDMNLPLVVTNDVHYLQQDQSKAHEALLCIQTQSLLNDPNRMRLKTDQFYFKDPALMKKEFSWVPDALKNTLEIAEKCNLTLDFNQYHLPNYEPPGKQSRDEFLEDLCRKGMVQRFGQSTMELEERLKREMAVIKKMGFVSYFLIVWDFIHYARQRGIPVGPGRGSAAGSLVSYLLGITNLDPLKYGLLFERFLNPDRLGMPDIDIDFCFERRGEVIEYVTKKYGKENVAQIITFGTMQARAAVRDVGRVMGAPYSDVDKIAKLIPAEPGKTLKDALKIEPQLDKLCKEDKVAAEIIETAQVLEGLNRHASIHAAGVVIADKPLTEYVPLFKSSDDQITTGFSMDGIAKIGLLKMDFLGLRTLTVIDKAVKWIKRRRNIDINIETIPLDDKKTFELLSQATSAGIFQLESAGMRELLKKIKPNVFEDLISILALYRPGPMGSGMLDDFIKRKRGEVNVQYPHPKLEGVLKETYGIIVYQEQVMQMASVMAGFSMVQADHLRRAMSKKIPDVMDKMRHDFVEGCWKNSHTKEDQANKLFDLIDYFSGYGFNRSHSAAYALISYQTAFLKANYPVEFMCALLTSEKDNTDKVVEYVRECEAIGITILPPDVNESVLEFSVVDDKTIRFGLLAVKNVGRTGIESIVENRTQSGHYKSLSDLCNRVDLRLVNRKVLESLVKSGAMDSFGGHRAQLTAMIDRALDRGTQAQREKAVGQFSFFDMGGGDEGFAGKEETLPDIKEWRPNETLAFEKEVLGFYVSGHPLSHYQVEIKEFSDFATKDLRQATEGKEIKIVGIIDAVKLTTTRKGNERMAIVTLEDLDGTVEIVIFPSTYPNVATLLVEGSVVVVVGRVNFREDRPGIVASDIRKIEDVYKTVKAINVDLSGVNAQGLGRLKEKLAGYPGKIPVYLRMDTKNYKSVQIMVGEDLFVAPSELLMNDIKELVGKEKFSVTL; encoded by the coding sequence ATGTATCATTCCGACTACGTCCATCTCCACGTCCATTCCCAGTACAGTCTTCTCGACGGCGCTTGCCGGGTGAAGGAGCTTGTCCAGAAGGCGGCGGAATACAAGATGCCGGCCCTGGGGCTGACCGACCACGGCAACATGTTCGGCGCGATCGATTTTTATCAGAGCGCGGTCAAGGTCGGGGTCAAGCCCATCATCGGCTGTGAGGCCTACGTCGCGCCGGGCAGCCGCACGGACCGCAGTCCCCAGCAGGGCGGCGCGTCCCACCTGGTGCTGTTTGCCAAGGACGAGACCGGTTACAAGAACCTGATGAAGCTGGTTTCCGCCGGCTACCTCGAGGGGTTTTATTACCGGCCCCGCATGGACAAGGAGATCCTTGCCAAACATTCCGAGGGGCTGTTGTGCACCTCGGCCTGCCTGCGCGGGGAAGTGGCCTGGTTCCTTCGCCAGAACGACTACGCCTCGGCCATGCGCGTGGCGGACGAGTACCACCACATCTTCGGCAAGGGGAATTTTTACCTTGAGCTGATGGAGCACGGCATCCCGGACCAGAAAGTGGTGAACGAAGGGCTCATCCGGCTCAGCAAGGACATGAACCTCCCGCTCGTTGTCACCAACGACGTGCATTATCTCCAGCAGGACCAGTCCAAGGCGCACGAGGCGCTGTTGTGCATCCAGACCCAGTCCCTGCTGAACGACCCCAACCGCATGCGGCTGAAGACCGACCAGTTCTATTTCAAGGACCCGGCGTTGATGAAGAAGGAATTTTCCTGGGTCCCGGACGCGCTGAAGAACACCCTGGAGATCGCGGAAAAGTGCAACCTGACCCTGGATTTTAACCAGTATCACCTGCCCAATTACGAGCCGCCGGGCAAGCAGAGCCGCGATGAATTTTTGGAGGACCTTTGCCGCAAAGGCATGGTCCAGCGTTTCGGCCAGTCCACCATGGAGCTGGAAGAGCGGCTCAAGCGCGAGATGGCCGTCATCAAGAAGATGGGCTTTGTCAGCTATTTTTTGATCGTCTGGGACTTCATCCATTACGCCCGCCAGCGTGGGATTCCCGTTGGGCCGGGGCGCGGGTCCGCGGCAGGGAGTTTGGTGAGTTATCTTTTGGGCATCACGAACCTTGACCCGCTCAAATACGGTTTGCTGTTCGAGCGTTTCCTGAACCCCGACCGCCTGGGGATGCCGGACATCGACATCGACTTCTGTTTCGAGCGGCGCGGCGAGGTCATCGAATACGTGACCAAGAAATACGGCAAGGAAAACGTGGCCCAGATCATCACGTTCGGGACCATGCAGGCCCGGGCCGCGGTGCGCGACGTGGGCCGCGTCATGGGCGCGCCTTACAGCGACGTGGACAAGATCGCCAAGCTCATCCCGGCGGAACCGGGCAAGACCCTGAAGGACGCGCTGAAAATCGAGCCCCAGTTGGACAAGCTTTGCAAGGAAGACAAGGTCGCGGCCGAGATCATCGAGACCGCCCAGGTCCTGGAAGGGCTCAACCGCCACGCCTCGATCCACGCCGCCGGCGTTGTGATCGCGGACAAGCCGCTGACCGAATACGTTCCGCTGTTCAAGTCCTCGGACGACCAGATCACCACCGGCTTTTCCATGGACGGCATCGCCAAGATCGGGCTGTTGAAGATGGATTTCCTCGGCCTGCGCACGCTGACCGTCATCGACAAGGCCGTGAAGTGGATCAAACGCCGCCGGAACATCGACATCAACATCGAGACCATCCCCCTGGATGACAAGAAGACCTTCGAGCTGTTGAGCCAGGCCACCAGCGCCGGCATCTTCCAGCTGGAAAGCGCGGGGATGCGGGAACTGCTGAAGAAGATCAAGCCCAACGTATTTGAGGACCTGATCTCCATCCTGGCCCTGTATCGCCCGGGTCCGATGGGAAGCGGGATGCTCGACGATTTCATCAAACGCAAGCGCGGGGAGGTCAACGTCCAGTATCCGCACCCCAAGCTGGAGGGCGTTTTGAAAGAGACCTACGGCATCATCGTGTATCAGGAGCAGGTCATGCAGATGGCCTCGGTGATGGCGGGCTTCTCCATGGTGCAGGCCGACCATCTGCGCCGCGCCATGAGCAAGAAGATCCCCGATGTCATGGACAAGATGCGGCATGATTTCGTCGAGGGCTGCTGGAAGAACAGCCACACGAAGGAAGACCAGGCCAACAAGCTTTTTGATTTGATCGATTATTTCTCCGGATACGGTTTTAACCGCAGTCACTCGGCGGCCTACGCGCTGATCTCCTATCAGACGGCGTTCTTGAAGGCCAATTATCCGGTCGAGTTCATGTGCGCCCTGCTCACCTCTGAAAAGGACAACACGGACAAGGTCGTGGAATACGTGCGGGAATGCGAGGCCATCGGCATCACCATTCTGCCGCCGGACGTGAACGAAAGCGTGCTGGAATTCAGCGTGGTGGACGATAAAACGATCCGGTTCGGGCTCCTGGCCGTCAAGAACGTGGGCCGAACGGGCATTGAATCCATCGTGGAGAACAGGACCCAGAGCGGGCACTATAAATCGTTGTCCGACCTTTGCAACCGCGTGGACCTGCGTCTGGTCAACCGCAAGGTGCTGGAAAGTTTGGTGAAGAGCGGGGCCATGGACAGTTTCGGCGGCCACCGCGCCCAGTTGACAGCGATGATCGACCGGGCCCTGGACCGGGGGACCCAGGCACAGAGAGAAAAGGCGGTCGGGCAGTTCTCGTTTTTCGATATGGGCGGCGGCGATGAAGGGTTTGCCGGCAAGGAGGAAACTCTGCCGGACATCAAGGAATGGCGGCCGAACGAGACCCTGGCGTTTGAGAAGGAAGTCCTGGGCTTTTATGTGAGCGGGCACCCGCTGTCGCATTACCAGGTGGAGATCAAGGAATTCTCGGATTTCGCCACCAAAGACCTCCGTCAGGCCACGGAAGGCAAAGAGATCAAGATCGTGGGCATCATTGACGCGGTCAAGCTGACCACCACCCGCAAGGGCAACGAGCGCATGGCGATCGTGACCCTGGAGGATTTGGACGGCACGGTCGAGATCGTTATCTTTCCGTCCACTTACCCGAATGTGGCCACCCTTTTGGTGGAGGGGAGCGTTGTGGTCGTGGTCGGCCGGGTGAATTTCCGCGAAGACAGGCCCGGCATTGTGGCCTCGGACATCCGCAAAATTGAGGACGTTTACAAGACGGTCAAGGCCATCAACGTGGACCTCTCCGGTGTCAACGCCCAGGGCCTGGGCCGCTTGAAGGAAAAACTCGCCGGATATCCCGGAAAGATACCGGTTTATCTGCGCATGGACACCAAGAATTACAAAAGCGTGCAAATCATGGTCGGCGAAGACCTTTTTGTGGCGCCCAGCGAGCTTTTGATGAACGATATCAAGGAGCTTGTTGGCAAAGAAAAGTTTTCTGTGACGCTGTGA
- a CDS encoding HU family DNA-binding protein gives MTKKDIVLKITDMTGIKQVDVKKIVQKTFDVIIESLMRAEKVELRNFGVFKIKERKARYGRNPRTGESVPVPPRKVVIFKPGLEMKQRIK, from the coding sequence ATGACGAAAAAGGACATCGTTCTCAAGATTACCGACATGACCGGGATCAAGCAGGTGGATGTCAAGAAGATCGTCCAGAAAACGTTCGATGTCATCATCGAAAGTTTGATGCGCGCGGAAAAAGTCGAATTACGTAACTTCGGCGTTTTCAAGATCAAAGAGCGCAAGGCCCGTTATGGACGTAATCCCCGGACCGGCGAAAGCGTTCCGGTTCCTCCCCGCAAAGTCGTCATCTTCAAACCCGGCCTCGAAATGAAACAGCGGATTAAATAG
- the hisS gene encoding histidine--tRNA ligase: protein MSTKFSVPRGTADVLPVDAARWQKLEQTARQIFNLYGYKEIRTPAFEDVELFARSMGQTSDVVQKQMLQLQAQKNSEEGDLQASRFALRPEGTASVVRSYIENSLDKKEPLTKVYYLGAMFRGERPQKGRLRQFHQLGAEAIGPGTGSPSLDAEMIAMSVNILKALGIKEFQLKINTLGAPEDKENFSKFLREQLKKHVTELCPDCQSRFERNVLRILDCKNKTCRSIVDKLNLSSQAHLSDESRKYFADVREFLDNLKIGYTADPKLVRGLDYYTHTVFEISCPSLGSQDALGAGGRYNNLVRELGGSEGVEAVGFALGIERILLALPEQPAAAASKDICVIAMDEASWKTAFGFADNLRRVVLDLANTNPVLKNVSVDMSHRYSASLKSQLRLADSKGSRFVALLGENELKDGSVTLKDMARKEQKPLPGALNDVSIFTKEIIERCI, encoded by the coding sequence ATGAGCACCAAGTTTTCAGTCCCCCGAGGCACCGCAGACGTTCTGCCTGTTGACGCAGCACGCTGGCAGAAGCTTGAGCAGACGGCCCGCCAAATCTTTAACCTCTACGGATACAAGGAAATACGCACGCCGGCCTTTGAGGACGTCGAATTATTTGCCAGGTCCATGGGGCAGACCAGCGACGTGGTGCAGAAGCAGATGCTCCAACTTCAGGCCCAGAAGAATTCCGAGGAGGGAGACCTGCAGGCCAGCCGTTTTGCCCTTCGCCCGGAAGGGACCGCTTCGGTGGTCCGTTCTTATATTGAGAACAGTCTGGACAAAAAGGAGCCCCTGACCAAAGTGTATTATCTCGGGGCCATGTTCCGGGGCGAGCGTCCGCAGAAGGGACGGCTTCGTCAGTTCCACCAGCTCGGCGCGGAAGCCATCGGCCCGGGAACCGGCTCTCCGTCCCTGGATGCCGAGATGATCGCCATGAGCGTGAACATCCTCAAGGCGTTAGGCATCAAGGAATTCCAGCTGAAGATCAATACGCTGGGCGCGCCGGAAGATAAGGAAAATTTTTCAAAATTTTTGCGGGAACAGCTCAAGAAGCATGTTACGGAATTGTGCCCGGACTGCCAGTCCCGCTTTGAGCGCAATGTCCTGCGCATCCTGGATTGCAAGAACAAAACCTGCCGTTCGATCGTGGACAAGCTGAATCTGTCCAGCCAGGCGCATCTGTCGGACGAAAGCCGCAAGTATTTCGCGGATGTCCGGGAATTTCTGGATAATTTGAAGATCGGCTACACGGCCGACCCCAAGCTGGTGCGGGGGCTGGATTATTACACGCATACGGTCTTTGAGATCTCCTGCCCCTCGCTGGGAAGCCAGGACGCGCTCGGCGCCGGCGGGCGGTATAACAATTTGGTCAGGGAACTGGGCGGGTCCGAAGGGGTGGAAGCCGTGGGGTTTGCCCTGGGGATCGAGCGGATCCTGCTGGCTCTTCCGGAACAGCCGGCCGCGGCGGCCTCGAAAGACATTTGTGTCATTGCCATGGACGAAGCATCCTGGAAAACGGCCTTTGGTTTCGCGGACAACCTCCGCCGGGTCGTTCTGGACCTTGCAAATACCAATCCCGTTTTAAAAAATGTTTCGGTGGACATGTCGCATCGTTATTCCGCTTCTTTGAAGAGCCAATTGCGGCTCGCGGACAGCAAAGGATCGAGATTTGTCGCGCTTTTGGGCGAGAACGAGCTGAAGGACGGCAGTGTCACGTTGAAAGACATGGCCCGGAAAGAGCAGAAACCGTTGCCGGGCGCCCTGAATGACGTTTCCATTTTCACAAAAGAAATCATAGAAAGGTGCATTTGA